Sequence from the Egicoccus sp. AB-alg6-2 genome:
TTCGCGATCATCAACGACCGTGGCATCGTGGCGCTCCCGCTGGCCGACTCGGCGCTGACGAGCCTGCGGTCGCGGGCCGACCGGATCGACTCCGGCAACGACGTCCTCGACGACATGTGTGGCGGCGGTCCGTTCCGTGACTCCATCAGCCTGGTGTCGGGCGCGACGGGTACGGGCAAGACGCTGACGGTCACGGAGTTCATGAAGGGCGGGGCTCGAAACGGCGAGCGCTGCCTGCTGTTCGCGTTCGAGGAGAGCCGGGCCCAGCTGATCCGCAACGCCCGCGGTTGGGGGGTCGACTACGAGCAGATGGAGCGCGACGGGCTGCTGAGGATCGTCGCCGCCTATCCCGAGACCGCCTCGCTCGAGGAGCACCTGGTCGCCGTCACCGACGCGGTGCGCGACTTCGACCCGCAGCGGTTCGCGCTGGACTCGCTGTCGGCGCTCGAGCGGGCATCGACCCCGCGGGGGTTCCGCCATTTCGTGATCGGCATCACCTCGATGCTCAAGGAACGCCAGGTCACCGGGCTGTACACGGCGACCACGCCCAGTCTCACCGGGGGCGCGTCGGTCACGGAGTCGCACATCTCGACCCTGACCGACGCCATCATCCTGCTGCGCTACGTCGAGATCCACGGGGAGGTGAAACGCGCCATCTCGGTGCTCAAGATGCGGGGGTCCGCGCACGACCGCGACATCCGCGAGATCACCATCGACGGCACCGGCATGCACATCGGTGAGGCGTTGCGCAACATCTCGGGCGTGCTCGCCGGTGCGCCACGTCAGCTCGGCCCCGACGAGGTCGAGGTCATCGGCACGAGTGCCTGAGCCACCACGGGTACCGAGTCACTGGATATCACGACGGACGGGAGGTGAGGGTGGACCGACCGGATCAGCTCCGACTCCAGCTGCGGTTGTACGTCCACGGCGACGCCCCCGAGACCGCGGCCGTGGAGCGCAACCTGCACGAGGTGTTCGCCTCGATCGGCCTGGACTACGACGTCGAGATCCTCGACGTGCGTGCGCACGCCGACGAGGCCGAGGCGGACAAGATTCTGCTGACCCCGACCCTGATCCGGTTGACACCCCCGCAGCTGCGTGTGGCCGGTGACCTGGCCGACGTCGAAACCGCGCTCGACGGGCTCGGCTTGCGCATCTGGTCCCAGCGGGCACGCGCACGACCGATGGCCGACAACGAGGGCTGACGGCCCGCTCAGGCGCGGCGGCTGGCCACGGCCTGGGCGATCGCGTCGTACAGGTCGGTGTCGGTGTAGGGCTTGGGCAGGAACGCGGTGTGCGCCGTGGGGTCGACCAGGTGTTCGGCGACCTCGCTCTGGTCGAAGCCACTGAAGAACACGATCGGCAGCCGGGGCGCGGCCGCCCGCATGCGCGGGAACGCCTCGTGTCCGGTCATCACGGGCATCATCACGTCGAGGAGCACGACGTCGAGGGCGTCCGCCTGCTCGGTGACGCGTTCCACCGCCTCGCGTCCGTTGGTGGCCTGCACCACCTCGTAGCCGGCCTTGCGGAGTAGGAGGGCGGTGACCTGGCGCACCATGGCGTCGTCGTCGACGACGAGAACCGTCCCCTCCGTCGCGGTCGTCAT
This genomic interval carries:
- the kaiC gene encoding circadian clock protein KaiC, translated to MSITPVRKVPTGIPGFDAMAHGGLPEGRTTLVAGSAGSAKTLFASQYLAGGITEFDQSGVFVTFEETPLDLRRNLISLGWDVEAWEQAGKWRFVDASPDPEHELTLAGSWDFGALMARITRAVEAVGATRVVVDSLGAVFSEFSDGGRVRRELRRLVRALRDLDVTSVMTVERTTEYGDVSRWGVEEFVAEDVVLLRNILEDEAARRTMQILKFRGTTHRKGEFPFAIINDRGIVALPLADSALTSLRSRADRIDSGNDVLDDMCGGGPFRDSISLVSGATGTGKTLTVTEFMKGGARNGERCLLFAFEESRAQLIRNARGWGVDYEQMERDGLLRIVAAYPETASLEEHLVAVTDAVRDFDPQRFALDSLSALERASTPRGFRHFVIGITSMLKERQVTGLYTATTPSLTGGASVTESHISTLTDAIILLRYVEIHGEVKRAISVLKMRGSAHDRDIREITIDGTGMHIGEALRNISGVLAGAPRQLGPDEVEVIGTSA
- a CDS encoding response regulator, with amino-acid sequence MTTATEGTVLVVDDDAMVRQVTALLLRKAGYEVVQATNGREAVERVTEQADALDVVLLDVMMPVMTGHEAFPRMRAAAPRLPIVFFSGFDQSEVAEHLVDPTAHTAFLPKPYTDTDLYDAIAQAVASRRA
- a CDS encoding circadian clock KaiB family protein, whose amino-acid sequence is MDRPDQLRLQLRLYVHGDAPETAAVERNLHEVFASIGLDYDVEILDVRAHADEAEADKILLTPTLIRLTPPQLRVAGDLADVETALDGLGLRIWSQRARARPMADNEG